The proteins below come from a single Crossiella sp. CA-258035 genomic window:
- a CDS encoding alpha/beta hydrolase: MLNRRTFTKLLTAGAATASLSAVPATASAAAPEPVRADWHALGPIRHVRTDLLEIAYHEAGPSTGPAVLLGYGWPYSPLAYAEVVPALVRRGHRVLIPYLRGQGGTRFLSASTMRSGQQAALGADWIAFMDALKIPKAIFGGYDWGGRGLCVAAALWPERCLGLVSVNNYLVQNLALAKQPLMPSIESAQWYFYYFLTDRGRAGLTTNTKELTRVVWTRNSPTWRYTERDLDQAVTLFTNPDYVDIVLHVYRHRLLTEPGDPRYDGLEARLLKQPRITVPTVTLDGLDDGNYPATDGSSTAQFFAGPRVHHQVAGAGHNLPQEQPKAFTRAVLEVARLR; this comes from the coding sequence GTGCTGAACAGGCGAACTTTCACCAAGCTCCTCACGGCCGGGGCGGCCACCGCCTCCCTGTCCGCCGTCCCGGCCACCGCTTCGGCCGCCGCCCCGGAACCGGTCCGCGCTGACTGGCACGCGCTCGGCCCGATCCGGCACGTGCGCACCGACCTGCTGGAGATCGCCTACCACGAGGCCGGGCCGTCCACCGGACCCGCGGTGCTGCTCGGCTACGGCTGGCCGTACTCCCCGCTGGCCTACGCCGAGGTGGTGCCCGCGCTGGTGCGTCGTGGCCACCGGGTGCTCATCCCGTACCTGCGCGGCCAGGGCGGCACCCGTTTCCTGTCTGCGAGCACCATGCGCTCCGGCCAGCAGGCCGCGCTGGGCGCGGACTGGATCGCCTTCATGGACGCGCTCAAGATCCCCAAGGCCATCTTCGGCGGCTACGACTGGGGCGGCCGGGGCCTGTGCGTGGCGGCGGCGCTGTGGCCGGAACGCTGCCTCGGCCTGGTCTCGGTGAACAACTACCTGGTGCAGAACCTGGCCCTGGCCAAGCAGCCGCTGATGCCCTCGATCGAGTCAGCGCAGTGGTACTTCTACTACTTCCTCACCGACCGCGGCCGCGCCGGGTTGACCACCAACACCAAGGAACTGACCAGGGTGGTCTGGACCCGCAACTCGCCGACCTGGCGGTACACCGAACGCGACCTGGACCAGGCGGTCACCCTGTTCACCAACCCGGACTACGTGGACATCGTGCTGCACGTCTACCGCCACCGCCTGCTCACCGAACCCGGCGACCCGCGCTACGACGGCCTGGAGGCCAGGCTGCTCAAGCAGCCGCGGATCACCGTGCCCACGGTCACCCTGGACGGCCTGGACGACGGCAACTACCCCGCCACCGACGGCAGTTCCACGGCGCAGTTCTTCGCCGGCCCGCGGGTGCACCACCAGGTCGCCGGAGCCGGGCACAACCTGCCGCAGGAACAGCCGAAGGCCTTCACCCGCGCGGTGCTGGAGGTCGCCCGCCTGCGCTGA
- a CDS encoding SRPBCC family protein, translating into MPRFEVSTSIAAPPQRVFELSLAVEVHTASMAGSAERAVGGVTSGRLGLGDTVTWQARHFGLPWRMTSRVSALDEPGHFVDEQVRGPFRRWWHAHHFEPDGRGGTLMRDVVESAAPLGPLGRVAEWVALDRYMRRLICARNQHLKTAAEAGDGTGPR; encoded by the coding sequence ATGCCACGGTTCGAGGTCAGCACCAGCATCGCCGCCCCACCTCAGCGGGTCTTCGAGCTTTCGCTGGCGGTCGAGGTGCACACCGCGTCGATGGCTGGGTCTGCCGAGCGGGCGGTGGGCGGGGTGACCTCGGGCAGGCTGGGGCTCGGCGACACGGTGACCTGGCAGGCCAGGCACTTCGGGCTGCCCTGGCGGATGACCTCGCGGGTCAGTGCGCTGGACGAGCCTGGCCACTTCGTGGATGAGCAGGTGCGCGGGCCGTTCCGGCGCTGGTGGCACGCGCACCACTTCGAGCCGGACGGGCGGGGTGGCACGCTGATGCGGGACGTGGTCGAGTCCGCCGCGCCGCTTGGGCCGCTGGGACGAGTGGCCGAGTGGGTGGCGCTGGACCGCTACATGCGGCGGTTGATCTGCGCCCGCAACCAGCACCTCAAGACGGCGGCGGAAGCGGGCGACGGTACCGGGCCGCGGTGA
- a CDS encoding SIS domain-containing protein, translated as MSAGSSEADDFEGWLRARVPERGLQAKAAAVLETLLAQPRRASYSSAAELAELAGANVATVIRTAQALGFSGWPALQQELRARYLSALSAPEVAAEHADAVVTGSPASASLRRDLDNVALLARSVDIAAARELAAAIGQARRTVVVAAGSYTSVGIALAHNAQLAGYDAQLAAGYGGGGPANTIAQLTGQDVLVVVSFWRLNESAVVAAEEAAAKGARVFVITDAASPALAAAAERILLVPTEGISFFPSLTAAMALVQAVVAELATLDPGRTKASVEAAEAQWVRFGLLHRPTRRSRI; from the coding sequence GTGAGCGCCGGGTCGAGCGAGGCTGATGACTTCGAGGGGTGGCTGCGGGCGCGGGTGCCGGAGCGGGGGTTGCAGGCCAAGGCGGCGGCGGTGCTGGAGACCTTGCTCGCGCAGCCGCGACGGGCCTCCTACAGTTCAGCGGCCGAGCTGGCGGAACTGGCCGGGGCCAATGTGGCCACCGTGATCAGGACGGCGCAGGCGCTCGGGTTCAGCGGCTGGCCCGCGTTGCAACAGGAGTTGCGGGCTCGGTACCTCTCCGCGCTCAGCGCGCCCGAGGTCGCGGCCGAGCACGCCGACGCCGTGGTCACCGGCAGCCCGGCCTCGGCCTCGCTGCGGCGGGACCTGGACAACGTCGCGCTGCTCGCCCGGAGCGTGGACATCGCGGCGGCACGGGAGCTGGCCGCGGCGATCGGGCAGGCGCGGCGGACGGTGGTGGTGGCGGCTGGCAGCTACACCTCGGTCGGGATCGCGTTGGCGCACAACGCTCAGCTCGCCGGGTACGACGCTCAGCTCGCCGCGGGCTACGGCGGTGGTGGACCGGCCAACACGATCGCCCAGCTGACCGGGCAGGACGTGCTGGTGGTGGTCAGCTTCTGGCGGTTGAACGAGAGTGCGGTGGTCGCCGCCGAGGAGGCCGCCGCCAAGGGCGCGCGGGTGTTCGTGATCACCGATGCGGCCAGTCCGGCGCTGGCCGCGGCGGCCGAGCGGATCCTGTTGGTGCCGACCGAGGGCATTTCGTTCTTCCCCTCGCTGACCGCGGCGATGGCACTGGTGCAGGCCGTGGTCGCCGAGCTGGCCACGCTGGATCCCGGGCGCACCAAGGCGTCGGTGGAAGCGGCCGAGGCACAGTGGGTGCGGTTCGGACTGCTGCACCGGCCGACCCGGCGCAGCCGAATCTAG
- a CDS encoding MFS transporter — MTLLARLDRLPLSRPHYALLVIGGLGYTFDAMDAAIVAFLLPSARQEWGLSNELLGLIGSATPFGYLFGATIAGLLGDRIGRRKVMMYALAFYAVFSVAAALAPNYEIFLAARVLAGVGTGAESAIIAPFLAEFVPAARRGWFIGALAGFFSFGFVAAAVLGRLVVPTFPEGWRIAQLITALPILMLLWWRRSLPESPRFLLATGRVREAEQVVADFERRTEAATGKPLPPVVTLPDPSPDPDSRPSAAASSSPIAPARGVGLVSALKFLWGKELRRRTAVTWLIWFVITFSYYGFFSWIPTLLVERGITITQSFEFTIIIYLAQVPGYYSAAWLGERLDRKNTIALYLAGAAASAYWLSQLSDPVAITVAGAVLSFFLNGTYAGVYSYTPEVFPTWIRATGMGISSAVGRIGSILAPLIIGMFAGTLGFAGVFGLTTAVLVVGVLCTVVFGLATAGRSLEELAEPSGRPDR, encoded by the coding sequence ATGACACTCCTGGCACGCCTGGACCGCCTACCTTTGAGCCGCCCGCACTACGCCCTGCTGGTCATCGGCGGCCTCGGCTACACCTTCGACGCCATGGACGCCGCGATCGTCGCGTTCCTGCTGCCCAGTGCCCGCCAGGAGTGGGGCCTGAGCAACGAGCTCCTCGGTCTGATCGGCTCCGCCACCCCCTTCGGCTACCTCTTCGGCGCCACCATCGCAGGCCTGCTCGGCGATCGAATCGGCCGCCGCAAGGTCATGATGTACGCCCTGGCCTTCTACGCCGTCTTCTCGGTAGCCGCCGCCCTGGCCCCGAACTACGAAATCTTCCTCGCCGCCCGAGTACTCGCCGGTGTGGGCACCGGCGCCGAAAGCGCGATCATCGCCCCCTTCCTCGCCGAATTCGTGCCTGCCGCCCGCCGAGGCTGGTTCATCGGCGCCCTGGCGGGTTTCTTCTCGTTCGGATTCGTAGCCGCGGCCGTGCTCGGCAGACTCGTGGTGCCGACCTTCCCGGAGGGCTGGCGAATCGCCCAGCTGATCACCGCGCTGCCGATCCTGATGCTGCTGTGGTGGCGCCGCTCGCTACCGGAGTCCCCACGCTTCCTGCTGGCCACCGGCCGCGTGCGGGAAGCGGAGCAGGTGGTGGCCGACTTCGAGCGCCGCACCGAAGCCGCAACCGGCAAACCCCTGCCGCCAGTAGTCACCCTGCCCGATCCCAGCCCCGACCCAGATTCGCGGCCGTCCGCCGCCGCATCCAGTTCTCCCATCGCCCCGGCGCGCGGGGTTGGGCTGGTCTCGGCGCTGAAGTTCCTGTGGGGCAAGGAGTTGCGCAGGCGGACCGCGGTCACCTGGCTGATCTGGTTCGTGATCACCTTCTCCTACTACGGTTTCTTCTCCTGGATTCCCACCCTGCTGGTGGAACGCGGCATCACAATCACCCAGAGCTTCGAGTTCACCATCATCATCTACCTCGCCCAGGTGCCCGGGTACTACTCCGCGGCCTGGCTCGGGGAGAGGCTCGACCGCAAGAACACCATCGCGCTGTACCTGGCCGGTGCCGCGGCCAGCGCCTACTGGCTGTCCCAGCTCAGTGATCCGGTGGCGATCACGGTTGCCGGGGCCGTGCTGTCCTTCTTCCTCAACGGAACCTACGCAGGCGTCTACTCCTACACACCCGAGGTGTTCCCGACCTGGATCAGGGCCACCGGGATGGGGATCTCCAGCGCGGTGGGCCGGATCGGCAGCATCCTGGCTCCGTTGATCATCGGCATGTTCGCGGGCACCCTGGGCTTCGCCGGGGTCTTCGGTCTGACCACCGCGGTGCTGGTGGTCGGCGTGCTGTGCACGGTCGTGTTCGGACTCGCCACCGCGGGCCGATCACTGGAGGAACTCGCCGAACCGAGTGGGAGGCCCGACCGATGA
- a CDS encoding amidohydrolase family protein, giving the protein MTDLLLRNGLVLDVRTGEYHEASIRCADGRIAEIAPRLTAPDQVRVLDLAGAVVLPGLIDAHVHVTAATAALNELPTWSPSYVAAHAARIMRSMLLRGFTTVRDAAGADYGLADAQAEGLLTGPRLAFCGKALSQTGGHGDLRGRGTAQADDHPCCAGLGRVADGVDAVRVAARDELRKGAHHLKVMASGGVASPTDRIDSTQYSPAELRAVVEEAEAANRYVAAHAYTARAVNRALEAGVRSIEHGNLIDDRSVELFREHEAFLVPTLVTYWALKQEGAAHGLPEPSQRKIDEVLNGGLRALERAARGGVQLVYGSDLLGGMHRHQNHEFRLRREVQQPIDIIRAATTTAADLLCLPGEIGTVDVGAHADLLVLDRDPLVDIGALADPTHIMQVIQGGAIISEGRPG; this is encoded by the coding sequence ATGACCGATCTGCTGCTGCGGAACGGACTGGTGCTGGACGTGCGCACCGGCGAGTACCACGAGGCCAGCATCCGCTGTGCCGACGGCCGGATCGCCGAGATCGCACCCCGGCTGACCGCCCCGGACCAGGTCCGGGTGCTCGACCTGGCCGGTGCGGTGGTGCTCCCCGGCCTGATCGACGCGCACGTGCACGTCACCGCGGCCACTGCCGCCCTCAACGAGCTGCCAACCTGGTCTCCCTCCTATGTGGCCGCCCACGCGGCTCGGATCATGCGGTCCATGCTGTTGCGCGGCTTCACCACCGTCCGCGACGCCGCCGGCGCCGACTACGGCCTCGCCGACGCCCAGGCCGAGGGCCTGCTCACCGGCCCGCGCCTGGCCTTCTGCGGCAAGGCACTGAGCCAGACCGGCGGCCACGGCGACCTGCGCGGCCGCGGCACGGCACAGGCCGACGACCACCCGTGCTGCGCCGGACTCGGCCGGGTCGCCGACGGTGTCGACGCCGTCCGGGTCGCGGCCCGCGACGAACTGCGCAAGGGAGCCCACCACCTCAAGGTGATGGCCTCCGGCGGGGTCGCCTCGCCGACCGACCGGATCGACTCCACCCAGTACTCCCCGGCCGAACTGCGCGCCGTGGTCGAGGAGGCCGAGGCCGCCAACCGGTACGTGGCCGCGCACGCCTACACCGCGCGCGCGGTCAACCGGGCCCTGGAAGCGGGTGTCCGCTCCATCGAGCACGGCAACCTCATCGACGACCGCAGCGTCGAGCTCTTCCGCGAGCACGAGGCATTCCTCGTGCCCACCTTGGTCACCTACTGGGCGCTCAAGCAGGAAGGCGCCGCTCACGGCCTGCCCGAGCCCAGCCAGCGCAAGATCGACGAGGTGCTCAACGGCGGGCTCCGCGCGCTGGAACGGGCCGCCCGTGGCGGGGTGCAACTGGTCTACGGCAGCGACCTGCTCGGCGGCATGCACCGGCACCAGAACCACGAGTTCCGGCTCCGACGTGAGGTGCAGCAGCCGATCGACATCATCCGAGCGGCCACCACCACCGCCGCGGACCTACTGTGCCTGCCCGGTGAAATTGGCACAGTCGACGTCGGCGCCCATGCCGACCTGCTTGTCCTGGACCGGGACCCGCTGGTCGACATCGGCGCGCTGGCCGATCCCACACACATCATGCAGGTGATCCAGGGCGGCGCCATCATCTCCGAAGGCAGACCCGGGTAG
- a CDS encoding ATP-binding cassette domain-containing protein, with the protein MIIAQGLTKQYGHDTGVADLSFTVRPGVVTGFLGPNGAGKSTTIKLMLGLVHGAGRTTFADRTYAELTDPLRTVGVLVDPSAVHPARSAAAHLHMIAAGGGLPPRRVREVLALVGLNSVGDKAVGKFSLGMRQRLGLAAALLGDPEYLILDEPANGLDPDGVRWIRQFLRDLATQGRTVLASSHLLAEMSQLADDLLVIGAGRLISAGPLAEFVDQHTRSSVVVRGPAAPQLLIALSRQGLRVRQETAEELVVDTHDTEQVATVAAHAGLPIRELFLRRSGLEEAFMAATAHTVRHRGEPS; encoded by the coding sequence GTGATCATCGCCCAGGGCTTGACCAAACAGTACGGCCACGACACCGGGGTGGCCGACCTGTCCTTCACCGTGCGCCCAGGCGTGGTGACCGGCTTCCTGGGCCCCAACGGCGCGGGCAAGTCCACCACGATCAAGCTCATGCTCGGCCTGGTGCACGGCGCGGGCCGCACCACCTTCGCCGACCGCACCTACGCCGAACTGACCGACCCGCTGCGCACGGTCGGTGTGCTGGTCGACCCCAGCGCGGTCCACCCGGCCCGCTCGGCAGCGGCGCACCTGCACATGATCGCGGCGGGCGGCGGCCTGCCACCGCGCCGGGTCCGCGAGGTGTTGGCCCTGGTCGGCCTGAACTCGGTGGGGGACAAGGCGGTCGGCAAGTTCAGCCTGGGCATGCGCCAGCGCCTGGGACTGGCCGCCGCCCTGCTCGGCGACCCCGAGTACCTCATCCTGGACGAGCCTGCCAACGGCCTCGACCCGGATGGCGTGCGCTGGATCCGCCAGTTCCTGCGCGACCTGGCCACCCAGGGTCGCACCGTGCTCGCCTCCTCCCACTTACTGGCCGAGATGTCCCAGCTGGCCGACGACCTGCTCGTCATCGGCGCGGGCCGCCTGATCTCGGCGGGTCCACTGGCCGAGTTCGTCGACCAGCACACCCGCAGCTCCGTCGTGGTCCGCGGTCCAGCCGCTCCCCAGCTGCTGATCGCACTGAGCCGCCAAGGCTTACGCGTCCGTCAGGAGACCGCGGAGGAACTGGTCGTCGACACCCACGACACCGAACAGGTCGCCACCGTCGCCGCCCACGCCGGCCTGCCCATCCGCGAGCTCTTCCTCCGCCGCTCCGGCCTGGAAGAGGCGTTCATGGCCGCCACCGCGCACACCGTCCGCCACCGAGGAGAACCGTCATGA
- a CDS encoding histidine kinase has product MRPEERVRRGHLIWWDGRVSLLVLDLAVFTAVCYLELHSAVVQDKLSRPLYLAALVAFVLTFAPLRRRFPVFVLVVALAGIPAGLTLGPATVAVYTVAVRHGLGWITGGCLLLTLIVEFGLRWRYRLDELPTFALSAALFVFAPVLAGLWMNQRAALLAVLRGRAEEAERARTLLAEQAVSAERRRIAREMHDVVAHRVTAIALQAGALSVTAPDEHTGRTAETIRSVSVSALDELRGILRVLRDEAEEGEPPPSRSTGAGLLGSVDQLVAEALATGARVELELPDPLPVVPEQVERAVYRVVQEALTNAGKHAPHAAIQVGITATKDLLVVEVCNRLSPRPANVPGSGYGLLGMRERVELAGGRLTAGPADGGVFRVTARFPLEEKTS; this is encoded by the coding sequence ATGCGGCCAGAGGAACGCGTGCGGCGAGGTCACCTCATCTGGTGGGACGGCCGGGTGAGTCTGCTCGTGCTGGACCTCGCGGTGTTCACGGCCGTGTGCTACCTCGAGCTGCACAGCGCGGTGGTGCAGGACAAGCTGAGCAGGCCGCTCTACCTGGCGGCGCTGGTCGCGTTTGTCTTGACGTTCGCGCCGCTGCGTCGCCGGTTCCCGGTGTTTGTGCTGGTGGTGGCGTTGGCGGGCATTCCGGCCGGGCTGACCCTGGGGCCAGCCACGGTGGCGGTGTACACGGTCGCGGTCCGGCACGGGCTGGGCTGGATCACCGGCGGCTGCCTGCTGCTGACGCTGATCGTGGAGTTCGGGCTCCGGTGGCGGTACCGGCTCGACGAGCTGCCCACGTTCGCGCTCTCGGCGGCCCTGTTCGTGTTCGCGCCGGTGCTCGCCGGGTTGTGGATGAACCAGCGGGCCGCCCTGCTCGCCGTGTTGCGCGGCCGGGCGGAGGAGGCCGAGCGCGCCCGCACCCTGCTCGCCGAGCAGGCCGTCTCGGCGGAGCGGCGGCGCATTGCCAGGGAGATGCACGACGTGGTCGCGCACCGGGTCACCGCGATCGCCCTGCAAGCCGGTGCGCTGTCGGTGACCGCGCCGGATGAGCACACCGGGCGCACCGCGGAGACCATCCGCTCGGTCAGCGTGTCCGCGCTGGACGAGCTGCGCGGCATCCTGCGGGTGCTGCGGGACGAAGCCGAGGAAGGTGAACCGCCGCCGTCGCGGTCGACCGGCGCGGGCCTGCTCGGCTCGGTCGACCAGCTGGTGGCCGAGGCGCTGGCCACCGGTGCGCGAGTCGAGCTGGAACTGCCGGACCCGCTGCCCGTGGTGCCCGAACAGGTCGAGCGCGCGGTGTACCGGGTGGTGCAGGAGGCGCTGACCAACGCCGGGAAACACGCGCCGCACGCCGCCATCCAGGTCGGGATCACCGCGACCAAGGACCTGCTCGTCGTGGAGGTCTGCAACCGGCTCAGCCCGCGACCGGCGAACGTGCCCGGTTCCGGCTACGGTCTGCTCGGCATGCGGGAACGGGTGGAGCTGGCCGGTGGACGGCTCACCGCGGGCCCGGCCGACGGCGGCGTGTTCCGGGTGACCGCGCGTTTTCCGTTGGAGGAGAAGACATCGTGA
- a CDS encoding response regulator transcription factor codes for MTVKVLLLEDEEIVRSGVRMILESAPDIEVVAEDADGSRAVELTDRFRPDVVLTDIQMPKVDGIEVTRRLTGRPQAPAVVILTTFDIDEYVHAALRHGAAGFLLKDSPPQELITAVRVIASGEAMISPRITKRLLSRFAAGAAEEAALSRLATLTPREREVAIQIGHGLSNAQIGTTLFLSESTVKVHIGRIKSKLDAANRTQVAILVHDAGLL; via the coding sequence GTGACGGTGAAGGTGTTGCTGCTGGAGGATGAGGAGATCGTCCGCAGCGGGGTCAGGATGATCCTGGAGTCGGCGCCGGACATCGAGGTCGTGGCCGAGGACGCAGACGGGTCGCGGGCGGTGGAGCTGACCGACCGGTTCCGGCCGGACGTGGTGCTCACCGACATCCAGATGCCCAAGGTGGACGGCATCGAGGTCACCCGGCGGCTGACCGGGCGGCCCCAGGCGCCCGCGGTGGTCATCCTCACCACCTTTGACATCGACGAGTACGTGCACGCTGCTCTGCGCCACGGCGCGGCCGGCTTCCTGCTCAAGGACAGCCCGCCGCAGGAGCTGATCACCGCGGTCCGGGTGATCGCATCCGGTGAGGCGATGATCTCGCCGCGCATCACCAAACGCCTGCTGTCCCGCTTCGCCGCCGGTGCCGCCGAAGAAGCCGCCCTGTCCCGCCTGGCCACCCTGACCCCGAGGGAACGGGAGGTCGCGATCCAGATCGGCCACGGGCTCAGCAACGCCCAGATCGGCACCACCCTGTTCCTGAGCGAGTCGACCGTGAAGGTCCACATCGGACGGATCAAGTCCAAACTGGACGCGGCCAACCGAACCCAGGTCGCCATCCTGGTGCACGACGCGGGCCTGCTCTGA
- a CDS encoding PLDc N-terminal domain-containing protein yields the protein MTDQFLALGASAAIILVILSGFLFFLAALISMLRSPLTGGMVLVWIIFAFCAPFLGPVLWFLIGRRNARSYPAHH from the coding sequence ATGACCGACCAGTTCTTGGCCCTCGGCGCCTCCGCCGCGATCATCCTGGTCATCCTGTCCGGCTTCTTGTTCTTCCTGGCCGCCCTGATCAGCATGCTGCGCAGCCCCCTCACCGGCGGCATGGTGCTGGTCTGGATCATCTTCGCCTTCTGCGCGCCGTTCCTGGGCCCGGTCCTGTGGTTCCTGATCGGCCGCCGCAACGCCAGGTCCTACCCAGCCCACCACTGA
- a CDS encoding VanZ family protein, whose product MISTRLLPAVLAVIGGIVLAVLLLAPFVYRSYRRRGELGLGHALLAFGSLVYALALVAYTLFPVPQLDDAWCAAHAAATQPQLNPLRFLTDIAKEQRAPGLTGLLTNPAVQQLLFNVALFVPLGAYLRHYLRRNALVIILLGAAVSLLIECTQLTGNWFLFPCPYRLFDVDDLLTNTLGTAVGILCAPALHLFDRRRETNVELPRPVTTARRLLGMLVDLLSVLVLGGVLGTTANLVGHYGCDLWLAAHPWGNLLLTALTTWLPAILLLALPAFGSNAATLGQRAVRLRRTRPDGTAPGARIIPALLFGTFGYCLFTGLGHYAPAAASLANLLPVAALLFAWRPRSHPGFSGLISGLRVTDDRANPSAPPLPQSQLPHREGDTP is encoded by the coding sequence TTGATCTCGACCAGGCTGCTGCCTGCCGTGCTGGCGGTCATCGGCGGGATCGTCCTCGCCGTCCTCCTGCTCGCGCCCTTCGTCTACCGCAGCTACCGACGCCGCGGCGAACTCGGCCTTGGCCACGCCCTGCTCGCCTTCGGCTCCCTGGTCTACGCCCTGGCCCTGGTCGCCTACACCCTTTTCCCTGTGCCCCAACTGGATGACGCCTGGTGCGCCGCCCACGCCGCCGCCACCCAGCCCCAGCTGAACCCGTTGCGCTTCCTCACCGACATCGCCAAGGAACAGCGCGCCCCAGGCCTGACCGGCCTGCTGACCAACCCGGCGGTCCAGCAACTCCTGTTCAACGTGGCCCTGTTCGTCCCGCTGGGCGCCTACCTGCGGCACTACCTCCGCCGCAACGCCCTGGTGATCATCCTGCTCGGCGCCGCGGTGTCCCTGCTGATCGAGTGCACCCAGCTCACCGGCAACTGGTTCCTGTTCCCCTGCCCGTACCGCCTGTTCGACGTCGACGACCTGCTCACCAACACCCTGGGCACCGCCGTCGGCATCCTGTGCGCACCCGCGCTGCACCTGTTCGACCGCCGCCGCGAAACCAACGTCGAACTCCCCCGCCCGGTCACCACCGCCCGCCGCCTCCTCGGCATGCTGGTGGACCTGCTGTCCGTACTGGTCCTCGGCGGCGTCCTGGGCACCACCGCGAACCTGGTGGGCCACTACGGTTGTGACCTCTGGCTGGCCGCGCACCCCTGGGGCAACCTCCTGCTGACCGCTCTGACCACCTGGCTGCCCGCCATCCTCCTGCTGGCTCTGCCGGCCTTCGGCTCCAACGCCGCGACCCTGGGCCAACGAGCAGTCCGCCTACGCCGGACCCGCCCCGACGGCACAGCGCCCGGAGCCCGGATCATCCCCGCCCTGTTGTTCGGCACCTTCGGCTACTGCCTGTTCACCGGCCTCGGCCACTACGCACCGGCGGCCGCGAGCCTGGCCAACCTGCTCCCGGTAGCGGCCCTGCTGTTCGCCTGGCGCCCGCGCTCCCACCCCGGGTTCTCCGGCCTCATCAGCGGCCTCCGGGTGACCGACGACCGGGCCAACCCCAGCGCCCCTCCCCTCCCCCAGTCACAACTTCCCCACCGTGAAGGAGACACTCCATGA
- a CDS encoding GDSL-type esterase/lipase family protein, whose protein sequence is MITIPLIDGPVAIRGALDIEHTPNGLLPHRLPAVARAQFPDNHTARFDGQPLTMVEAQPAGVRLAFRTAATTIELEVLPTKTVYKGASAVPDGVYDLLVNGRLAAQASTPAGNTLILDLPARRFHTTPGRSGTIRFTDLPAEPKNLEIWLPQAEITELIALRTDAPVDAPTQSGRRWLHHGSSLSHCAEAASPTGTWPAVAARLAGVELTNLGLGTNALLDQFVARAIRDADADLISLKIGTNLVTSDLMRLRAFGPAVHGFLDTIRDGHPDTPILVVSPILSPIIEDVPGPAVPDFDATTLRFRTLGVADDLAYGRLCLTIVRDELARITAQRADPHLHYLDGRTVYGQQDYTELPPPDGLHLDPAGYQRMGERFARLAFNGPFA, encoded by the coding sequence ATGATCACCATCCCGCTCATCGACGGGCCGGTCGCCATCCGTGGCGCCCTCGACATCGAGCACACCCCGAACGGGCTCCTGCCCCACCGGTTGCCCGCCGTCGCCCGGGCCCAGTTCCCGGACAACCACACGGCACGGTTCGACGGCCAGCCGCTGACGATGGTCGAGGCGCAGCCGGCTGGCGTACGGCTGGCCTTCCGCACCGCCGCCACGACCATCGAGCTGGAGGTGCTGCCCACCAAGACCGTCTACAAAGGAGCGTCCGCCGTGCCCGACGGCGTGTACGACCTGCTGGTCAACGGCCGCCTCGCCGCACAGGCCAGCACTCCAGCCGGCAACACGCTGATCCTCGACCTGCCCGCCCGACGCTTCCACACCACACCCGGCAGGTCCGGCACCATTCGCTTCACCGATCTGCCCGCCGAACCGAAGAACCTCGAGATCTGGCTGCCACAGGCCGAGATCACCGAACTGATCGCCCTGCGCACCGACGCACCCGTCGACGCCCCCACACAGTCAGGTCGGCGATGGCTGCACCACGGCAGCTCGCTGAGTCACTGCGCCGAGGCTGCGAGCCCCACCGGGACCTGGCCCGCCGTCGCCGCCCGGCTCGCCGGCGTCGAGCTGACCAACCTGGGCCTGGGCACCAACGCGCTGCTCGACCAGTTCGTGGCCCGCGCCATCCGCGACGCCGACGCCGACCTGATCAGTCTCAAGATCGGCACCAACCTGGTCACCAGCGACCTGATGCGGCTGCGTGCGTTCGGGCCGGCTGTGCACGGCTTCCTCGACACCATCCGCGACGGCCACCCCGACACACCAATCCTGGTCGTCTCCCCCATCTTGAGCCCGATCATCGAGGACGTCCCCGGCCCGGCTGTGCCCGACTTCGACGCCACCACGTTGCGCTTCCGCACCCTCGGCGTCGCGGACGACCTGGCCTACGGACGCCTCTGCCTCACCATCGTCCGCGACGAGTTGGCCCGCATCACGGCCCAACGCGCCGACCCCCACCTCCACTACCTCGACGGCCGCACCGTCTACGGCCAGCAGGACTACACCGAACTCCCACCGCCCGACGGGCTGCATCTCGACCCGGCCGGCTACCAGCGCATGGGTGAGCGCTTCGCTCGACTCGCCTTCAACGGCCCCTTCGCCTGA